A window of Fluoribacter dumoffii NY 23 contains these coding sequences:
- a CDS encoding SulP family inorganic anion transporter has protein sequence MIKGKFSSIKYDLQASIVVFLVALPLCLGIALASEAPLFSGIIAGIVGGSVVGFLSGSPLGVSGPAAGLVAIVLGAQKSLGSWEAFLFAGFIAGIFQVVAGFLRGGIIAYYFPSAVIKGMLTGIGIIIILKQIPHLIGYDISPILTDLGDGRLEYFYIERAIEHINYGVVIISIVSLFIMLLWQFLLNKGFKLFELLQAPLVVVLCGFLLSWLYKNGLLPFHLEPTELVQIPEFQGVANMSKVITLPDFHQFTNLEVYKIAATIALVASLETLLCVEATDKLDPYKRVTPTDRELKAQGLGNMLSSLIGGLPITQVIIRSSTNITFGARTKLSAILHGFLILICVLSIPGILNQIPLASLAAILVIIGYKLAKPSVFREMFKAGWEQFLPFIVTVVGIVATDLLFGISIGFAVALFIILRNHYLNSHDTSIVMEEGIIYHVELAEEVSFLNKGSIIHQFRKIPPKASVIIDGTRSKYIDKDVLEVINNFLESAKTKDITVEMRGIPLQMT, from the coding sequence ATGATAAAAGGAAAATTCTCCAGTATCAAATATGATCTACAAGCATCCATTGTAGTATTTCTTGTTGCTTTACCCTTATGCCTGGGCATTGCATTGGCATCTGAAGCTCCTTTGTTTTCAGGAATAATTGCCGGAATAGTGGGTGGTTCCGTTGTTGGCTTTCTTAGCGGATCCCCATTGGGGGTCAGTGGTCCGGCAGCCGGGCTGGTGGCAATAGTACTCGGGGCTCAGAAATCATTGGGATCTTGGGAAGCCTTTTTATTTGCAGGATTTATTGCCGGGATCTTTCAGGTAGTAGCCGGATTTTTGCGGGGAGGGATTATTGCTTATTATTTCCCCTCTGCGGTAATTAAAGGGATGCTTACGGGGATTGGGATCATCATCATTCTAAAGCAAATTCCTCATTTGATTGGCTATGATATTTCCCCTATTTTAACTGATTTAGGCGATGGTCGGCTCGAATATTTTTATATTGAAAGAGCGATTGAGCACATCAATTATGGAGTAGTCATTATAAGCATTGTGTCGCTTTTTATAATGTTGTTATGGCAGTTTCTGCTAAATAAGGGATTTAAGCTTTTTGAACTGTTACAAGCTCCATTGGTAGTCGTTTTATGCGGATTTTTACTATCCTGGCTGTACAAAAATGGATTGCTCCCGTTCCATTTAGAGCCTACTGAGCTCGTGCAAATTCCTGAATTCCAAGGGGTTGCCAATATGAGCAAAGTAATCACGTTACCTGATTTTCATCAGTTTACTAACCTAGAGGTTTATAAAATAGCAGCCACTATCGCTTTGGTCGCCAGCCTTGAAACTTTACTATGCGTTGAAGCCACTGATAAACTGGATCCTTATAAAAGAGTTACCCCCACAGACAGAGAATTAAAAGCACAAGGATTGGGAAATATGCTTTCCAGTTTAATTGGAGGGCTGCCTATCACGCAGGTAATTATACGCAGTTCCACTAATATTACCTTTGGAGCGCGAACAAAGTTATCCGCAATTTTGCATGGATTCCTAATTTTAATTTGTGTGCTCAGCATCCCTGGTATTTTAAATCAGATTCCACTAGCTTCATTGGCCGCAATTTTAGTCATTATTGGCTATAAATTAGCGAAACCCTCTGTGTTCAGGGAAATGTTTAAAGCAGGCTGGGAGCAATTTTTACCCTTCATTGTTACCGTAGTCGGAATTGTGGCCACTGATCTACTTTTTGGTATTAGCATTGGCTTTGCAGTAGCCCTCTTTATTATTTTACGTAACCATTATTTAAATTCACACGATACCAGCATCGTTATGGAAGAAGGCATAATTTACCACGTGGAGTTAGCTGAGGAAGTGTCCTTTTTAAATAAAGGGAGCATCATTCATCAATTTCGAAAAATTCCACCCAAAGCTTCTGTAATCATTGACGGGACCCGCTCAAAATACATCGATAAGGATGTGCTGGAGGTTATCAACAATTTTCTGGAGAGTGCTAAAACAAAAGACATTACAGTCGAGATGCGTGGAATCCCGTTGCAAATGACGTAG